Genomic DNA from Pseudobacteroides sp.:
ATTAAACACAAAAGAAGAATTAATCTAGAAAAAACAAAGGATAAAACTGAAAGCAAGCTAAAGTACAAAAGAAAAACTACATAACAGAAAATTTAAAATTACAAAAGAAGAAGTTTAAATTAAACAAATTGCAAAAGAAAAAGTTCAAAATTACACAAAAGACAAAAGATTTTAATTACACAAAAGACAAAAAAGTTTATTTTACAAAAGACAAAAAAGATTTTAATTACACAAAAGACAAAAAAGCAAGTTTTTACAAAAGACAAGATTTCAAATTTTACAAAAGATAAGGGTTAAGCAATTAACTTAAAAACACAAATGAGAAGTATTAGAAAAGAGTAATTATAGAGATGGATGAAACCCAACTGCGATTCATTTACATTTCTTAATGTCCATGCACCAAAATCACCTCGTGATTTTGGTCACTAAGTTTCCGGGAGAGACCTTTATAGTCAACTCTCGGATTTATTGTCCTCTTTAACATGTATGAATAATTTGCTTAATACCAAATGGGTTAAGGAGGACGAGGTAAAGTGGGTAATTCTGTGAATATTTTGGAAAAGAGGTGAATACAATTGTTAGCGGAGAAAGAAAAATACTATTACGGAACAGCTGCTCCTAAGATCGACTATGATGTTTATGAAAACAATAAATTACTAAAGGCTAAAAAAAGATATAAGAAAAACAATAAAGTAAAGCTGAAAGCTGTATTCTGTATTTTGATATTCTTTGTATCCTTTTCCCATATCATTTATATGTATGCACAGATTACTGAAATGGATTATAAGCTTAGCAAGATGAATAAAGAATTGAATGAGCAGAAAAATGATAATATCAGATTAAGTCTTGAAATACAAAAGCACCTTGATTTGAACAGGATAAGGGAAGTTGCCCAAACACGGCTTGATATGCAAAAGCCTGACAAACATCAAATAATATACGTTAATGTTCCAAAAACTGATTTTACTGAACTCCCTGAAAAGGGCGAGCACAGCATAAGGGAAGGAAGCCTGCTTTCATATGTGGCAGGTATATTCAATAATCTGTTCGGTTTTATTGGTTAAAAAATACTTCTGATAAACCTTGCAACCTACACGTTGCAAGGGAAAAAAATGCCAGCAAGGGTTGAAAGGATAAGGACTATAATGTTATAAGTTACGATTAACATCGTAACTTATTTAGTAGTTTATCCTTTTTTTGCAGGAGATTTTTGCAGTGGAGGTATAATTTTGACAGGAATAGGGTTAACTATAAAAAAAAGGCTATTGGTTGTTTTAGTGTTCTTTTTAGCCGTAATAATACTGCTCCTGGTAAGGCTTATTTTTATACAGATAGTTAATGGCGAGTGGTATCAACAGCAGGCGTATGAACAGCAGAACTCAGGTATAGAAATAACTGCGGGAAGGGGAACTATTTATGACAGGAATGGAAAAGAACTTGCAATAAGTGCAAATGTTGAAACAGTATCCATTAATCCTCAAGAAGTAAGAAGCTCTAAAAAAGATAAATATATGATAGCAAAAGGGCTTTCGGAGATATTGTCACTTAAAGAGGAAGATATAATAAAAAAACTTGACAGAAAAAGCAGGTATGAAAGGATTATCAGGAAAGTAGATAAGGATATTGGCGATAGGATCAGAAAATGGATTAAGGATGAGCAATTAAGCGGAATTTATGTAGTTGAAGATACAAAAAGGTTTTATCCCAACAGAAACCTAGCTGCTCATGTAATTGGATTTACAGGGACAGATAACCAAGGTCTTGATGGAATAGAAGCCACAATGGATAAGTATCTTAAGGGAAAGCCTGGAAAAATACTAAGTGAAGTTGATGCAGGCGGAAGAGAAATACCTTCAAATGAGCAAAAGCATGTTGCTCCGAAGAAGGGAAATAATGTAGTATTAACCTTAGATGAGACCATCCAGTATTTAGCTGAAAAAGCACTTGAAAAAGCAATAAAGGATTATAAGATATTAAGAGGGGCAACAGCAATAGTGATGGATCCTAGAAATGGCGACATCCTAGCTCTTACATCAAAGCCTGATTTTGATCTGAATGCTCCGTTTGCTGCTCCAATAGGTGTTGATAAGAACGAATGGAAGGGTACTACGAAAAAGGATATTGAAACCCTCCAAAAAACTGTTTGGAGGAATAAAGCTGTTGTCGATTCCTACGAACCGGGCTCAACCTTTAAAGCTGTAACTTCAGCTGCAGGGCTTCAGGAAGGAGTAATTAGACCGGATAGTCCTGTAACAGATGCGACGGTTAGGGTAGGCGGCTGGAATATTAATTGCTGGAGGCCTAATGCTCATGGAAACGAGACATTTACAGAGGGTGTGTATAATTCATGCAACCCGGTTTTTGTAAGGTTGTCCCAATCCCTTGGAATTGAGAAGTTTTATAGCTATGTAAGAAATTTCGGGTTCTTTGATAAAACAGGAATTGACTTACCGGGAGAAGCAAAAAGTGTTATACATAAAAAACCCACTGAAGTTGACATGGCAGCAGCTTCCTTCGGTCAAAGGTTTCAGATAACTCCCATACAGCTGATAACAGCTTATGGTGCTATCGCCAATGGCGGGACATTGTATAAGCCAAGGTTGGTCAAAGAGCTCACCGATGATGAAGGCAACATAGTAAAAACATTTGAGCCGGAGAATATCAGAAATGTAATAACAAAGGAGACATCAGCTACGTTAAGAACCATTTTAGAAGGTGTTGTTTCGGAGGGAACCGGAGGCAATGCTTATATAAAGGGTTACAGACTTGCAGGTAAAACCGGAACATCAGAAACCCTTCAGACCAAGAAGTACGGGAGATATATCGCATCCTTTATGTCATTTGCACCTGCAGACAATCCTGTTCTTTGCTGCCTTGTCATACTGGACCATCCTGACGTATATCCTCATACAGGGGGCATGGTAGCGGCTCCTGTAGCAGGTAAGCTTGTTGAAGATATTTTGAATTATCTTGAGGTGCCCAGAAGGTATACCGAAAAAGATAAGGATGCATTGCAGGTTGATACTACTGTGCCTGAAGTTACCGGGCTTAAATTTGAAGATGCGAAAAAGCTTTTAAATGAGAAAGGTCTTACATATGAAATAGTAAATAAGGGAAATACTAATGCTACGGTTGTGATGGAACAAATGCCTAAGCCTGATGCTATTGTTCCAGAAAAAACAGTTGTGCTATTATATACCTATAAGCCCGAAAGTGAACCAACGGTTATTATGCCGGATATTTTGAATGAAACAATTGATGAAGCGGCAAAAACACTTAAGGAGGCAGGGCTTAATATAAAAGCAGTCGGTTTAGGTAAGGCAGTAACACAGTCTTATCCGCCTGGCACCAAGCTGATAAAGGGGCAGTTGGTTGAAGTTGTTTTCCGAAAGCAAGATACAGAATAGGAGCTTGATTTAAAGCATATTTCCTAATTAATACCTATAACGGAGGTTTCGACTATGATATTGAAAGAGCTTGTTGAAGGATTGGGCATTTTGGAGTCAAGTGGGGATATAAACGCAGAAATTACCAATATAGCTTATGATTCGAGGAAAGTTAGAAATGGTACTCTGTTTGTTTGTATAGAGGGGTTCAAGGCGGATGGACATGAGTTTGTAGCAGCAGCTGTAGAAAACGGTGTTAGAGCACTACTGGTTCAAAAGAACGTAAATGTACCGGAAGGAATAACAGTTATACGTGTTGCTGATACAAGGCTGGCATTGGCACATGTTTCAAATGCCTTTTTCAAAAACCCTTCAGACAGCTTTAATCTATATGGAGTTACAGGTACAAAAGGCAAGACAACTACAACCTTTATGATAAAGTCCATCTTGGAAAAAGCAGGGCAAAAGGTGGGACTTATCGGTACCATTGCAAACTTTATAGGCAATGAAACTATACCCACAGAAAGAACTACTCCTGAATCTTATGATCTTCAAGCTCTTTTTGGTGATATGGCTGATAAGAGTGTTAACAGTGTCGTGATGGAAGTTTCTTCCCACGCATTAGAGCTCCATAGGGTAAGCTGCTGTAATTATGATATCGGAGTTTTTACAAACCTTACTCAGGATCATCTGGATTTTCACGAAACCTTTGAAAACTATTTTAATGCCAAAATGAAGTTGTTTAAAATGTGCAACAGAGCTCTTATCAATATAGACAGTGATTATGGAGTAAAGGCAAGAGAAGCTGCATTAGCTGCAACTTCAAAGGTGTTTACATTCGGTATACATAAAGAGGCTGACTTTAGGGCTGTCAATATTATAACAAACCCAGACAGTGTAGAATTCGACCTTGTTTCCATGTGGGAGAACAGCCATATCAAGGTTAATATTCCGGGAGTTTTTACCGTATATAATGCATTAGCTGCCATAGGCTGCTGTATCCTAGGGGGAATAAACCTTCAATATATAAAGGAAGGGCTTAAAGTCACACGAGTCCCAGGAAGAGCAGAGGTAGTGTATACTGATGATAAGTATACTGTTATTATTGATTATGCACACAGCCCAGACAGCCTGGAAAACATACTTACAACTATTAAAGGCTATTCGGTTGGAAGAGTTGTGTGTCTTTTTGGCTGCGGCGGTGACCGTGACAGAACAAAAAGGCCGATAATGGGAGAAATTTCAGGAAGGTTATCCGATCTTACAATAATAACATCAGATAATCCGCGGACGGAAGAACCGGCAAATATTGTGAGTGATATTGAGAAAGGCATTAAAAGGACTAATGGAGCATATATAACTATAGTGGACCGGAAGGAAGCAATAAAATATGCCTTGGAAAATGCACAAAAAGGAGATATAATTTTGCTTGCAGGGAAGGGGCACGAAACTTACCAGATATTCAAAGACAAGACAATTCATTTTGATGAGAGAGAAGTAGTTGCTGAGTTGCTTGATTTGTTGAAAATCTAATTAGAGAGGTAATTGTATGCATATACTTGGATTGAAAGAAATTATTGAAGCAACGAAGGGCGAATTGATTTTTGGTGAATTGAGCACGCAGATTAATGATATTTGTACCGATTCAAGGAAGGTTATGCCTGGAAGTCTTTTTATTCCTATCAAAGGAGAAAATTTTGACGGCCATGCATTTATAAAAGAATGTTTGTCAAAAGGTGCTGCAGCATCCCTGACATCGGAAGATGTTCAGGGCTTAGACGGCATGGAAGGAAAGGCAGCTGTTAAGGTGCAGGATACTGTATTGGCTTTAGGTGATATTGCAAGATATTATAGAGGACTATTTGATATACCTTTGGTAGGAATCACAGGAAGTGTGGGTAAAACAAGCACAAAGGACATGATTGCCTGCGTGCTTTTGCAAAAGTTCAATATATTAAAAACATCGGGCAATTTTAATAACCATATAGGACTTCCTCTTACAGTGATGAATTTGGAAAGTACTCATGAAGCAGCAGTTTTGGAAATGGGAATGAGCGGCCTTGGTGAAATCAGTTATCTCACCAGAATTGCAAAGCCTGATATAGCTGTTATAACTAATATCGGTATGTCACATATAGAGAAGCTCGGTTCAAAGCAGAATATTCTAAAAGCCAAGATGGAAATTATGGAAGGCCTGCCTGAGGACGGTGTTGTGGTATTAAATGGGGATGATAGTCTCTTGTACGGTTTAAAGGGATTCTTAAAGTATAAGACAGTGTATTACGGGACTGAAGAGGGCCTTGATTTGCAGGCATATAATGTTAAAACAATGGGTGAAAGCGGGACCTGTTTTGAATTGACAATTGGGAACAGAGACTACAAGATACATATTCCTGTACCGGGAACACATAATGTGTATAATGCATTAGCGGCGATAGCTGTGGGACTTCAAATGGGGGTGCCCATTGAAGATATGATAAAAGGGATATCATCTTACAGCCCGGCCAAAATGAGGCTCAACATAATGAGCCATAAGGGTTATAAGGTGATTAACGATGCTTATAACGCAAGCCCTCAGTCTATGGAATCGGCAATAGATGTTTTACGGGATACAAGTGAAGGCAACAGAACAATAGCAGTACTTGGAGATATGTTGGAAATGGGTGAATGGGCTTATAAAGCTCATTTTGAAGTAGGCAGATATGTTGCCTCCAAAGATATTAGCTATCTTGTTACTGTAGGACAAAACGGCAGGAATATTGCCAATGGGGCTTTAGAGGCAGGAATTCCTATTGACAGGGTTTTTACATTCAAGGACAATGATGAGGTAAAGAAATTTTTAGAAGGCTTTGTGGAAGAAGGGGATTTTATCCTTGTAAAAGGTTCCAGAGGAATGAAAATGGAAGAAATAGCACAAGGTCTAATGAATGATTGAAGAATTACAGGATGAAATACGGGGTGAAGTATTAATATGCAATTATCTATTCAGGTTGTGGTATTTGTTATTTCGTTTGTCATGGCTCTTATCGCAGGGCCTATTTTAATTCCAGCGTTGACAAGGCTCAAATTCGGTCAGACAGTTAGAGACGATGGCCCGGCAACTCACTTGAAAAAGACAGGTACACCCAACATTGGAGGTTTGATTTTTTTAATACCTATTCTTTTATTATCTGTTTATTTTTGCAGAGTATATCCAAACATGATACCAATGTCTATAGCCACCATAGGGTTTGGACTAATAGGTTTTATTGATGATTTTATTAAAGTTAAGAAAAAAAGGAAGGATGGGCTTTATCCCAAGCAGAAAACTGTAGGCCTTTTGCTTGTGGCAGCTGTTTTTGCCATATATACCGCTTACTTTACCGATCTTGGTGTAGATATAACCATTCCTTTTTTAGGAATAATAAATGAAAAGTGGTTTTATATAATATTTGTAATATTTGTGCTGTACAGTATAACAAATGCAGTAAACATTACCGATGGGTTGGATGGTCTTGCGGCTGGAACAACCATTATTGTAATGGTATTCTTTACTCTTATTGCCATGACCAATAGGGAGTGGGAATACAGTATGGTGTTTTCCTCCTTCGTCGCGGGAGGATGCCTCGGGTTTCTTACATTTAATATTCATCCCGCCAAGGTTTTTATGGGTGATACGGGATCATTGGCTTTAGGAGGTGCCGTCGGCACTCTTGCAATTATGATGAAGATGCCTTTTATAATACTTCTGGTTGGTGCCATATATGTAGCTGAGATACTTTCTGTTGCAATACAGGTAATATCATTCAAAACCAGGGGAAAGAGGATTTTTAAAATGGCACCTCTCCATCACCATTTTGAACTCTCAGGCTGGAAGGAAACCAAGGTAGTTTACACATTTTGGTTTGTAACATTTGTACTATGCAGCATTGGAATCGTTTTTTATAAAGGTTGAATCTGATTTTTGTGGAGGGTATTTGATGAAGGGAAAGAAACCTTTTGATTTTTGGATATTCATATCTGTACTGATGCTGCTTTCCATAGGCTTAATCATGCTTTTTAGTGCCAGTTACCCTAGTGCATATTATTATCATAAAGGTAATGCCTACTATTTTGTAGAAAGGCAAATGCTGTTTGCAGCAGTCGGTGTTATTGGAATGCTGGTGATATCAAGGATAGACTACCATAAGCTGGGAAAGATATCCCCCATTTTATTTGTTGCGAGCTTGGTTTTACTTATATTAGTAAGAATACCTGGGATAGGAACTAAACTTAACGGTGCTTACAGGTGGATTTTTATCGGCCCCCTTTCATTTCAGCCCTCTGAGCTATTAAAGATTTCAATGATTTTATTTTTTTCATATAGTTTGTCAAAGAGAAGAGATGAGCTGAAGTATTTCTTCAAGGGCTTGGTACCGTACCTGCTTTTAATCGGCCTGTTTTCGGGGCTACTATTAATTGAGCCTCACTTAAGCTGTACGGTTTTGGTTGTTATTGTTGCAACAATTATTCTGTTCTGTGCCGGTGCAAAGATAAAGCACTTTGTGCTACTGGGGGCACCTGTTGTAGCAGCTTTTATATTTGTTATTACTACAATGGAACATGCAAGGAAAAGGCTCACAACTTTTTTAGACCCCATGCAGGATAAGCAGGGTGACAGCTGGCAGATAATTCAGTCTCTTTATGCAATAGGTTCGGGAAGTTTATTCGGCAAAGGGGTGGGTAAGGGTATGCAGAAGCATCTCTATCTGCCTGAGCCCTATAACGATTTCATATTTGCGGTTATAGCGGAAGAGTTGGGTTTTATTGGTGTTTCAGCCATATTGATGCTGTTCTTTGTATTCATCTGGAGGGGTATAAAAGTAGCGATTAATACCCCAGACGTATTTGGAAGCCTTGTTGCAATCGGCTTAACGTCTTTAATAGGAATACAGGTGGTCTTGAATGTAGCGGTTGTTACATCATCCATCCCGGCAACAGGTATTGCATTGCCGTTTTTTAGTTCAGGGGGTACATCCCTTACATTTATGCTTTGCAGCATAGGGATTCTTTTGAACATATCAAAACAGGCAAATTATGAAAGAATATGAGGTGAGTCTATTGAAAGTATTGATAGCTGGCGGCGGTACTGCAGGTCATATAAATCCAGGGCTTGCAATTGCCAAGTATATAAAGTCAAAAAATCCGGAATCGGAAATAATTTTTATCGGCACCGAAAGAGGCCTTGAAACTAAATTAGTCCCAAGGGAGGGATTTGAGCTTAAGCTTATAAAGGTAAGAGGGTTTAGAAGAAAGCTTTCTAAGGATACATTTGTTGCTTTTAAGGAGATGTTTCAAGGGCTTTCAGAGGCTCGCGGAATAATAAAAAGGTTTAAGCCTGACATAGTAATAGGAACCGGGGGCTACGTTTGTGGTCCTGTTGTTTTTTCTGCTTCTATGAAAAAGATACCAACACTTATCCATGAACAAAATGCATTCCCAGGTGTTACAAACAGAATTCTTTCGAGAT
This window encodes:
- a CDS encoding cell division protein FtsL, whose translation is MLAEKEKYYYGTAAPKIDYDVYENNKLLKAKKRYKKNNKVKLKAVFCILIFFVSFSHIIYMYAQITEMDYKLSKMNKELNEQKNDNIRLSLEIQKHLDLNRIREVAQTRLDMQKPDKHQIIYVNVPKTDFTELPEKGEHSIREGSLLSYVAGIFNNLFGFIG
- a CDS encoding penicillin-binding transpeptidase domain-containing protein, which codes for MTGIGLTIKKRLLVVLVFFLAVIILLLVRLIFIQIVNGEWYQQQAYEQQNSGIEITAGRGTIYDRNGKELAISANVETVSINPQEVRSSKKDKYMIAKGLSEILSLKEEDIIKKLDRKSRYERIIRKVDKDIGDRIRKWIKDEQLSGIYVVEDTKRFYPNRNLAAHVIGFTGTDNQGLDGIEATMDKYLKGKPGKILSEVDAGGREIPSNEQKHVAPKKGNNVVLTLDETIQYLAEKALEKAIKDYKILRGATAIVMDPRNGDILALTSKPDFDLNAPFAAPIGVDKNEWKGTTKKDIETLQKTVWRNKAVVDSYEPGSTFKAVTSAAGLQEGVIRPDSPVTDATVRVGGWNINCWRPNAHGNETFTEGVYNSCNPVFVRLSQSLGIEKFYSYVRNFGFFDKTGIDLPGEAKSVIHKKPTEVDMAAASFGQRFQITPIQLITAYGAIANGGTLYKPRLVKELTDDEGNIVKTFEPENIRNVITKETSATLRTILEGVVSEGTGGNAYIKGYRLAGKTGTSETLQTKKYGRYIASFMSFAPADNPVLCCLVILDHPDVYPHTGGMVAAPVAGKLVEDILNYLEVPRRYTEKDKDALQVDTTVPEVTGLKFEDAKKLLNEKGLTYEIVNKGNTNATVVMEQMPKPDAIVPEKTVVLLYTYKPESEPTVIMPDILNETIDEAAKTLKEAGLNIKAVGLGKAVTQSYPPGTKLIKGQLVEVVFRKQDTE
- a CDS encoding UDP-N-acetylmuramoyl-L-alanyl-D-glutamate--2,6-diaminopimelate ligase, with protein sequence MILKELVEGLGILESSGDINAEITNIAYDSRKVRNGTLFVCIEGFKADGHEFVAAAVENGVRALLVQKNVNVPEGITVIRVADTRLALAHVSNAFFKNPSDSFNLYGVTGTKGKTTTTFMIKSILEKAGQKVGLIGTIANFIGNETIPTERTTPESYDLQALFGDMADKSVNSVVMEVSSHALELHRVSCCNYDIGVFTNLTQDHLDFHETFENYFNAKMKLFKMCNRALINIDSDYGVKAREAALAATSKVFTFGIHKEADFRAVNIITNPDSVEFDLVSMWENSHIKVNIPGVFTVYNALAAIGCCILGGINLQYIKEGLKVTRVPGRAEVVYTDDKYTVIIDYAHSPDSLENILTTIKGYSVGRVVCLFGCGGDRDRTKRPIMGEISGRLSDLTIITSDNPRTEEPANIVSDIEKGIKRTNGAYITIVDRKEAIKYALENAQKGDIILLAGKGHETYQIFKDKTIHFDEREVVAELLDLLKI
- a CDS encoding UDP-N-acetylmuramoyl-tripeptide--D-alanyl-D-alanine ligase, whose amino-acid sequence is MHILGLKEIIEATKGELIFGELSTQINDICTDSRKVMPGSLFIPIKGENFDGHAFIKECLSKGAAASLTSEDVQGLDGMEGKAAVKVQDTVLALGDIARYYRGLFDIPLVGITGSVGKTSTKDMIACVLLQKFNILKTSGNFNNHIGLPLTVMNLESTHEAAVLEMGMSGLGEISYLTRIAKPDIAVITNIGMSHIEKLGSKQNILKAKMEIMEGLPEDGVVVLNGDDSLLYGLKGFLKYKTVYYGTEEGLDLQAYNVKTMGESGTCFELTIGNRDYKIHIPVPGTHNVYNALAAIAVGLQMGVPIEDMIKGISSYSPAKMRLNIMSHKGYKVINDAYNASPQSMESAIDVLRDTSEGNRTIAVLGDMLEMGEWAYKAHFEVGRYVASKDISYLVTVGQNGRNIANGALEAGIPIDRVFTFKDNDEVKKFLEGFVEEGDFILVKGSRGMKMEEIAQGLMND
- the mraY gene encoding phospho-N-acetylmuramoyl-pentapeptide-transferase, with amino-acid sequence MQLSIQVVVFVISFVMALIAGPILIPALTRLKFGQTVRDDGPATHLKKTGTPNIGGLIFLIPILLLSVYFCRVYPNMIPMSIATIGFGLIGFIDDFIKVKKKRKDGLYPKQKTVGLLLVAAVFAIYTAYFTDLGVDITIPFLGIINEKWFYIIFVIFVLYSITNAVNITDGLDGLAAGTTIIVMVFFTLIAMTNREWEYSMVFSSFVAGGCLGFLTFNIHPAKVFMGDTGSLALGGAVGTLAIMMKMPFIILLVGAIYVAEILSVAIQVISFKTRGKRIFKMAPLHHHFELSGWKETKVVYTFWFVTFVLCSIGIVFYKG
- the ftsW gene encoding putative lipid II flippase FtsW, producing the protein MKGKKPFDFWIFISVLMLLSIGLIMLFSASYPSAYYYHKGNAYYFVERQMLFAAVGVIGMLVISRIDYHKLGKISPILFVASLVLLILVRIPGIGTKLNGAYRWIFIGPLSFQPSELLKISMILFFSYSLSKRRDELKYFFKGLVPYLLLIGLFSGLLLIEPHLSCTVLVVIVATIILFCAGAKIKHFVLLGAPVVAAFIFVITTMEHARKRLTTFLDPMQDKQGDSWQIIQSLYAIGSGSLFGKGVGKGMQKHLYLPEPYNDFIFAVIAEELGFIGVSAILMLFFVFIWRGIKVAINTPDVFGSLVAIGLTSLIGIQVVLNVAVVTSSIPATGIALPFFSSGGTSLTFMLCSIGILLNISKQANYERI